One genomic segment of Bos javanicus breed banteng chromosome 23, ARS-OSU_banteng_1.0, whole genome shotgun sequence includes these proteins:
- the LOC133236536 gene encoding ubiquitin D-like, which yields MPATLLVTVHSEKWKPMTFPAHLGDRVNKINERVRSRTKVPVPDQVLQLGSKTLKPKRTLSSYGIDKEKSIHLTLKVVKPSDEELPLVLVEPGEGGQRHELQVRRSTSVTQVKEMIKMRTAIPPKNQIVNCNGKKLEDGKIMGDYGIKKGHLLFMTYPCIGG from the exons ATGCCTGCCACCCTCCTT GTGACTGTCCATTCTGAGAAATGGAAACCAATGACCTTCCCTGCCCATCTGGGAGACAGAGTGAATAAGATCAATGAACGTGTCCGCTCTAGGACCAAGGTTCCTGTGCCGGATCAGGTCCTGCAGCTGGGCTCGAAGACCCTAAAGCCAAAGAGAACTCTGTCATCGTATGGCATCGACAAGGAGAAGTCCATCCACCTCACCCTGAAGGTGGTGAAGCCCAGTGATGAGGAGCTGCCCTTGGTtttggtggagcctggtgagggGGGGCAGAGGCATGAGCTCCAGGTGCGAAGGTCCACCTCAGTGACCCAGGTGAAGGAGATGATCAAGATGAGGACCGCTATACCCCCTAAGAATCAGATTGTGAACTGCAATGGAAAGAAACTGGAAGACGGGAAGATCATGGGAGATTATGGCATCAAAAAGGGCCATTTGCTCTTCATGACATacccctgcattggtgggtga
- the LOC133236529 gene encoding olfactory receptor 2H1-like has translation MVNHSFPVDFLLLGFSEHPGLERILFMVVSISYLLTLVGNTLIILLSMLDPRLHSPMYFFLSNLSFLDLCFTTSCVPQMLVHLWGPRKTISFLGCSVQLFIFLFLGTTECVLLTVMAFDRYVAVCQPLHYATIIHPHLCWQLAAMAWVIGLVESVVQTPPTLRLPFCRHRRVDDFVCEVPALIHLSCGDTTYSEIQMAVASVFILVVPLSLILVSYGAIAQAVLRINSAVAWRKALGTCSSHLIVVTLFYSSGIAVYLQPKNPYAQKRGKFFGLFYAVGTPLLNPLIYTLRNKEVKSALRRLLGKAVDSRESQGNAA, from the coding sequence ATGGTCAACCACAGCTTCCCAGTGGACTTCCTCCTTCTGGGCTTCTCTGAACACCCAGGGCTTGAAAGAATCCTCTTCATGGTTGTCTCAATCTCTTACCTCCTGACTCTGGTGGGCAACACACTCATCATCCTGCTGTCCATGCTGGACCCCAGGCTCCACTCCCCGATGTACTTTTTCCTCTCCAACCTCTCCTTCCTGGACCTCTGCTTCACCACAAGCTGTGTCCCGCAGATGCTGGTCCACCTCTGGGGCCCAAGGAAGACCATCAGCTTCCTTGGCTGCTCTGTCCAGCTCTTCATCTTCCTGTTCCTGGGGACCACGGAGTGTGTCCTCCTGACCGTGATGGCCTTTGACCGTTATGTGGCTGTCTGCCAGCCCCTCCACTATGCCACCATCATCCACCCCCACCTGTGCTGGCAGCTGGCGGCCATGGCCTGGGTCATTGGGCTGGTGGAGTCAGTGGTCCAGACACCACCGACCCTCCGTCTGCCTTTCTGCCGCCACCGGCGAGTGGATGATTTTGTGTGTGAGGTCCCAGCTCTAATTCACCTCTCCTGTGGAGACACCACCTACAGTGAGATCCAGATGGCTGTTGCCAGTGTCTTCATCTTGGTTGTGCCACTCAGCCTCATCCTGGTTTCTTACGGTGCCATTGCCCAGGCAGTGCTGAGGATTAACTCAGCGGTAGCATGGAGGAAGGCTCTGGGGACTTGCTCCTCCCACCTCATTGTGGTCACTCTTTTCTACAGCTCGGGCATTGCTGTCTACCTCCAGCCCAAAAATCCCTACGCCCAGAAGAGAGGCAAGTTCTTTGGTCTCTTCTATGCAGTGGGCACTCCTTTACTTAATCCTCTCATATACACCCTGAGGAACAAGGAGGTAAAGAGCGCGCTCAGGAGGTTACTGGGAAAGGCTGTGGACTCCAGAGAGAGCCAAGGGAATGCTGCCTGA
- the LOC133236532 gene encoding olfactory receptor 2H1-like — translation MVNHSFPVDFLLLGFSEHPGLERILFMVVSISYLLTLVGNTLIILLSMLDPRLHSPMYFFLSNLSFLDLCFTTSCVPQMLVHLWGPRKTISFLGCSVQLFIFLFLGTTECVLLTVMAFDRYVAVCQPLHYANIIHPCLCWQLAAVAWVMGLVQSVVQTPPTLRLPFCPHRQIDDFVCEVPSLIQLSCGDTTYNEIQLAVSSFIFLVMPLTLILISYGAIAWAVLRINSAIAWRKALGTCSSHLIVITLFYSLVIAVYLQPKNPYAQKRGKFFGLFYAVGTPLLNPLIYSLRNKEVKGALRRLLGKDKDSREN, via the coding sequence ATGGTCAACCACAGCTTCCCAGTGGACTTCCTCCTTCTGGGCTTCTCTGAACACCCAGGGCTTGAAAGAATCCTCTTCATGGTTGTCTCAATCTCTTACCTCCTGACTCTGGTGGGCAACACACTCATCATCCTGCTGTCCATGCTGGACCCCAGGCTCCACTCCCCGATGTACTTTTTCCTCTCCAACCTCTCCTTCCTGGACCTCTGCTTCACCACAAGCTGTGTCCCGCAGATGCTGGTCCACCTCTGGGGCCCAAGGAAGACCATCAGCTTCCTTGGCTGCTCTGTCCAGCTCTTCATCTTCCTGTTCCTGGGGACCACGGAGTGTGTCCTCCTGACCGTGATGGCCTTTGACCGTTATGTGGCTGTCTGCCAGCCCCTCCACTATGCCAACATCATCCACCCCTGCCTGTGCTGGCAGCTGGCGGCCGTGGCCTGGGTAATGGGTCTGGTCCAATCGGTAGTCCAGACACCACCGACCCTCCGCCTGCCCTTCTGCCCACATCGGCAGATAGATGACTTTGTGTGTGAGGTCCCTTCTCTAATTCAACTGTCCTGTGGAGACACCACCTACAATGAAATCCAGTTAGCTGTGTCCAGTTTCATCTTCCTTGTCATGCCACTTACCCTCATCCTTATCTCTTACGGTGCCATTGCCTGGGCAGTGCTGAGGATTAACTCGGCCATAGCATGGAGGAAGGCTCTGGGGACCTGCTCTTCCCATCTCATTGTGATCACCCTATTCTACAGTTTAGTCATTGCTGTCTACCTCCAGCCCAAAAATCCTTATGCCCAGAAGAGAGGCAAGTTCTTTGGTCTCTTCTATGCAGTGGGCACTCCTTTACTTAATCCCCTCATATACAGCCTGAGGAACAAGGAGGTAAAGGGGGCGCTCAGGAGGTTGCTGGGGAAAGACAAGGACTCCAGGGAGAACTAA